A single window of Candidatus Chlorobium masyuteum DNA harbors:
- the msrB gene encoding peptide-methionine (R)-S-oxide reductase MsrB, translating into MTRKTQTVNPYYSRSDTSKLNVPDAEWKELLSGALFEVARKGATEQPFTGKYWDNEECGTYFCAMCGNTLFRSEAKFSSSSGWPSFLKTVRSNSVRYRKESSLEMEILCGRCGSHLGHLFDDGPPPMGRRFSVNSIVLEFEADSLQL; encoded by the coding sequence ATGACCCGGAAGACTCAAACCGTCAATCCCTATTACTCCCGGAGTGATACTTCGAAACTGAATGTACCGGATGCCGAGTGGAAAGAACTGCTCTCCGGGGCACTCTTTGAGGTTGCGCGAAAAGGAGCTACCGAGCAGCCATTTACCGGAAAGTACTGGGATAATGAAGAGTGCGGAACCTACTTCTGCGCCATGTGCGGTAACACCCTTTTCCGCTCCGAGGCCAAGTTCTCCAGTTCATCCGGCTGGCCGAGTTTTTTAAAAACCGTGAGATCAAACAGTGTCCGGTATCGCAAAGAGAGTTCATTGGAGATGGAAATACTCTGTGGCCGGTGCGGCTCACACCTCGGTCACCTTTTCGATGACGGCCCCCCCCCCATGGGCCGCCGTTTTTCCGTAAACTCCATTGTACTTGAATTTGAAGCGGACTCTCTGCAACTATAA
- a CDS encoding GTPase, producing the protein MTLIFVYNTDSNPLSSLIDLGHKILNPETYDCSLCKLTHGPFTEKDAWRAFRISIGVPVEFLHRDEFEKKYSRSFEYPLILKKSDSFEILLSKNEIDRLGDLEALIAAVKKELPPKE; encoded by the coding sequence ATGACGCTCATCTTTGTCTACAATACCGACAGCAATCCGCTCAGCTCTCTGATCGATCTGGGCCATAAGATCCTCAACCCCGAAACCTACGATTGCAGTCTCTGCAAACTGACCCATGGCCCGTTTACCGAGAAGGATGCGTGGAGAGCGTTCCGCATCTCGATCGGTGTTCCTGTGGAGTTCCTGCACCGCGATGAATTTGAAAAAAAATATAGTCGCAGCTTTGAATACCCGCTCATTCTGAAAAAGAGTGACAGTTTCGAGATTCTGCTCTCAAAAAATGAGATTGACCGGCTCGGCGATCTTGAGGCACTTATTGCGGCAGTAAAAAAAGAGCTTCCGCCAAAGGAGTGA
- a CDS encoding YoaK family protein: MPIKYARRLSGRKRSTETNRHLGFALAFVAGATNAGAYLAVKLYTSHMTGMVSSMADNIVLGNRDLALGAFGGVSSFLAGAATTAVMVNFARRRHLHSEFAFPLLLEALLLLSFGLLGAQLSTINGVFVPVTVMLLCFMMGLQNAVITKLSNAVIRTTHLTGIITDMGIELGKLFYWNRHTLEAEEDVVADRDRLRVLVTLTLSFFGGGLFGALGFKAIGYALTVPLALLLVLLAVVPAIDDLRGYLYRVARKRAAGRLD; encoded by the coding sequence ATGCCTATAAAGTATGCCAGACGCCTGTCGGGGCGCAAACGTTCGACGGAAACAAACCGTCATCTCGGCTTCGCGCTCGCCTTTGTGGCCGGAGCAACCAATGCCGGTGCCTATCTGGCCGTGAAGCTCTACACCTCGCACATGACCGGCATGGTCTCATCAATGGCCGACAACATTGTTCTCGGCAACCGTGATCTTGCGCTCGGTGCTTTCGGCGGCGTATCCTCCTTTCTCGCCGGTGCGGCAACAACAGCCGTCATGGTCAACTTTGCGCGGCGGCGGCACCTGCACAGCGAGTTTGCTTTTCCACTCCTGCTTGAAGCGCTTCTCCTGCTCTCCTTCGGCCTGCTTGGCGCTCAGCTCTCCACAATCAACGGCGTATTTGTACCGGTTACGGTGATGCTGCTCTGCTTCATGATGGGGCTGCAGAATGCCGTCATCACCAAACTCTCGAACGCGGTGATTCGAACCACCCACCTGACCGGCATCATTACCGATATGGGAATTGAACTCGGCAAACTCTTTTACTGGAACCGCCACACCCTTGAAGCAGAGGAGGATGTTGTGGCTGACCGGGACCGGCTGAGGGTGCTTGTGACGCTGACGCTCTCCTTCTTTGGGGGCGGACTTTTTGGCGCTCTCGGCTTCAAGGCGATAGGCTATGCGCTGACTGTCCCCCTTGCACTCCTCCTTGTCCTGCTCGCCGTCGTACCGGCAATAGACGATCTCCGGGGCTACCTCTACAGAGTGGCACGCAAAAGGGCTGCAGGAAGGCTGGATTGA